CGCGATAATAATTGGGCAGTTCGGGGAACTCGGCTTCGGTAAGCACGCCGGGGATGGCGGCGCGGATCGCGGCGGCGGAGAGCATGTCCAGACTTCCAAGGAAAGAGGGACTGCCTTTATCGCATTCCCGCGAGCGGCGGGCAAGGGAACCGCCCCGGGACCAAACCGGCGCGGATTATATTGTTGTGCAGCACAACAGTTTTTGTTCTCAACAATGCCCTTGACGAACGGGAACGACTGCCTCACAGTCGTAAACATCAAAGTCGCCGCAGAGCGACCCAGGAGGCTTTCGAACGCGAAAGGGACGTCCCAATGTCTGACAACACCACGAGTCTGTCCGCGTCACGGACCATTACCCGCCGCCAGTTCACCACGGCCGCGGCGGCCGGCGCTTTGGTCACCACCACCGGGTTGCCGCTGCGCTCCGCCCGTGCGGCGACGCCGCTCAAGCTGGGTGTACTGCTGCCCCGCTCCGGGCATCTGGCCCTGATCGGCCAGGCCTGCCAGCGCGGTGCCGAGATCGGCCTGCCCATGCTGCGCGATATGGGTTATTCCGTCGAACTGATGAACGCCGACACCGAGTCCAATCCGGACGTGGGGCGCACCCAGGCGGAAAAGCTGATCCGCGAAGGCGCCAACATGCTGATGGGCTGCTTTGATTCCGCCACCACCCTCGCGGTGGCCGGCGTCGCCGAGCAGAAGGGCGTGCCCTTCGTGGTCAACATCGCCTCCGAGCCCAAGCTAACCGAGCAGGGGTTCAAGTACGTGTTCCGCAACTTTCCCTCCGCCGGCATGCTGGGCAAGGGCGGGCTGCTGCTCTACAAGGACATCTTCGCCGCCACCGGCGTGACGCCCAAGACCGCCGTGCTGCTGCACATCAACGACAGCTTCGGCATGGCCATGCTGGGCGGCATCAATGCCCTGATGCCCAAGCTGGACATGCCGTTCCAGATCGTCGAGACCATCGCCTACGACCCCAAGGCCCGCGACCTCTCCATCGAGGTGGCCAAGGCCAAGGCGGCCAAGGCCGATTTCGTCATGACCGTCACGCGGCTCAACGACGCCATCCTGCTGGTCCGCGAAATGGTCAAGCAGCAGGTGGAGACCATGGGCATCATCAGCCCCGGCGCACCCGGCATGTACGACAAGCAGTTCTTCAAGGCTCTGGGCAAGTACGCCGAATACTGCACCACCAACGTGCCGTGGTTCGATCCCAAGCAGGAGATGGCCAAGGCCCTGGAAAAGACCTTCGAGAAGGCCTTCCCCGACGAAAGCTGCGACCTGAACGTCGGCTTCACCTTCGAGGCCGTGCTGATCGCCGCCGATGCCCACAAGCGGGCCGGCAGCAACGATCCGCAGGTGTTGACCGAGGCGCTGCGCGCCACCAACCTCTCCAAGCGCGCCATGCTGGGCGGAGCCATCAAGTTCGAGGCCAACGGCCAGAACATGAACCTGATCTCCGCGGCGGTGCAGAACCTGGGCGGCAAGCCGACGGTGACCTTGCCTTCGGCCTCGGCCGAGGCCAAGCCCATCTTCCCGATGCCGCCGTTCAAGGGCCGCACCTAAAAGCAGCGATATCGGCAATGCTTGGCGGGGAGCCGGGATGGACGCCACCTTCTTCATGAACGTGATCAGCGCCGGTCTGTTGACCGGCCTGGTCTACGGCTTGATGGCCCTTGGGCTGTCGGTCATCTTCGGCGTCATGCGCGTGGTCAATTTTGCCC
The DNA window shown above is from Magnetospirillum sp. 15-1 and carries:
- a CDS encoding ABC transporter substrate-binding protein; protein product: MSDNTTSLSASRTITRRQFTTAAAAGALVTTTGLPLRSARAATPLKLGVLLPRSGHLALIGQACQRGAEIGLPMLRDMGYSVELMNADTESNPDVGRTQAEKLIREGANMLMGCFDSATTLAVAGVAEQKGVPFVVNIASEPKLTEQGFKYVFRNFPSAGMLGKGGLLLYKDIFAATGVTPKTAVLLHINDSFGMAMLGGINALMPKLDMPFQIVETIAYDPKARDLSIEVAKAKAAKADFVMTVTRLNDAILLVREMVKQQVETMGIISPGAPGMYDKQFFKALGKYAEYCTTNVPWFDPKQEMAKALEKTFEKAFPDESCDLNVGFTFEAVLIAADAHKRAGSNDPQVLTEALRATNLSKRAMLGGAIKFEANGQNMNLISAAVQNLGGKPTVTLPSASAEAKPIFPMPPFKGRT